One window of the Mitsuaria sp. 7 genome contains the following:
- a CDS encoding thioesterase family protein, translated as MNEAIPAPVDPLSSGWDYPSPHRLTVSPQPADIDGLNHTNNAVYVKWCEQVAWSHSVALGLDIEDYRRLDRAMAIRHGGYDYLLPSFEGEALVLGTWLTAGDGKLAMERRFQLRRASDGQTLMRGRWELVCIDISGGRPKRMPPEFIAAYQAAVVATD; from the coding sequence ATGAACGAAGCGATCCCCGCGCCGGTCGACCCGTTGTCCAGCGGCTGGGACTACCCGTCCCCCCATCGATTGACGGTGAGCCCCCAACCGGCGGACATCGACGGCCTGAATCACACCAACAACGCGGTCTACGTGAAGTGGTGCGAGCAGGTGGCGTGGTCGCACTCGGTGGCGCTGGGCCTGGACATCGAGGACTACCGCCGCCTTGACCGCGCGATGGCGATCCGCCATGGCGGCTACGACTACCTGCTGCCTTCCTTCGAGGGTGAAGCGCTGGTGCTGGGCACCTGGCTGACGGCGGGTGACGGCAAGCTCGCGATGGAACGCCGCTTCCAGCTGCGCCGCGCGAGCGACGGCCAGACGCTGATGCGCGGCCGCTGGGAGCTGGTCTGCATCGACATCAGCGGCGGCCGCCCGAAGCGGATGCCGCCGGAGTTCATCGCGGCGTATCAGGCAGCGGTCGTCGCTACGGACTAG
- a CDS encoding plasmid replication/partition related protein, producing MNIIVTEELKAYIDPLTEDEHAALERSILAEGCRDALVLWGDILVDGHNRHGICTKHGIPFQTVQNTRFKSMEDVHLWMIDQHLGRRSVSDFQRGVLALRKKEIMEARRLAVLNDPAPEAPAADASAAPVPEAPPLKSREAIARAARISSATVTQIEKIQKAAAPELVAAVRSGEVSISAAAVISDLPAEEQAAAAAGGKKELRQAAKRVRESKVGKKAAGDAVAEVAVELLGVPTNEDGELEADPAVALLRAQVGALQDENIKLRAQVADLQAQLAAAKQDGSPF from the coding sequence ATGAACATCATCGTCACCGAAGAACTCAAGGCCTACATCGATCCCCTGACCGAGGACGAACATGCCGCGCTCGAGCGCAGCATCCTCGCCGAGGGCTGCCGCGACGCGCTAGTGCTCTGGGGCGACATCCTCGTGGACGGCCACAACCGCCACGGCATCTGCACCAAGCACGGCATCCCCTTCCAGACGGTGCAGAACACCCGCTTCAAGTCCATGGAGGACGTCCACCTGTGGATGATCGACCAGCATCTGGGCCGCCGCAGCGTCTCCGACTTCCAGCGCGGCGTGCTCGCCCTGCGCAAGAAGGAGATCATGGAAGCGCGCCGGCTGGCCGTGCTCAACGATCCGGCGCCTGAAGCGCCCGCCGCCGACGCCAGCGCCGCGCCGGTGCCCGAAGCCCCGCCGCTGAAGAGCCGCGAAGCCATCGCGCGCGCCGCGCGCATCAGCAGCGCCACCGTGACGCAGATCGAGAAGATCCAGAAGGCCGCCGCGCCGGAACTCGTCGCCGCCGTGCGCTCGGGCGAGGTGTCGATCAGCGCCGCCGCCGTCATCTCCGATCTGCCCGCTGAAGAGCAGGCCGCTGCCGCTGCTGGCGGCAAGAAGGAATTGCGCCAGGCCGCCAAGCGCGTGCGCGAGTCCAAGGTCGGCAAGAAGGCTGCGGGCGATGCGGTCGCCGAAGTGGCGGTCGAGCTGCTGGGCGTGCCGACGAACGAGGATGGTGAACTCGAAGCCGATCCGGCGGTCGCCCTCCTGCGTGCGCAGGTCGGCGCTTTGCAGGACGAGAACATCAAGCTGCGTGCGCAGGTCGCGGACCTTCAGGCGCAACTCGCCGCCGCGAAGCAGGACGGCTCCCCGTTCTGA
- a CDS encoding DUF4212 domain-containing protein, protein MRRGNWRLTLMLLVVWALVTFGVAYFARALSFDFFGWPFSFWVGSQGALIVYVAIVVIYATVMNRREAEAGVQDPAPYFDDVESKRPERERSGPITGF, encoded by the coding sequence GTGCGCCGTGGGAACTGGCGGTTGACGCTGATGCTGCTCGTCGTGTGGGCGCTGGTGACCTTCGGGGTCGCTTACTTCGCGCGGGCGCTCAGCTTCGATTTCTTCGGCTGGCCGTTCAGCTTCTGGGTGGGGTCGCAGGGAGCGCTGATCGTGTACGTGGCGATCGTCGTCATCTACGCGACCGTCATGAACCGCCGGGAGGCGGAGGCAGGGGTGCAAGACCCGGCACCCTACTTCGACGACGTGGAGTCGAAACGGCCGGAGCGGGAGCGCTCCGGGCCGATCACGGGGTTCTGA
- a CDS encoding GNAT family N-acetyltransferase → MPLDPILREVASELRTDRLLLRIPRPGDGARVHEAVVETLDALRAWPASLPWAMFEPSVDASEVYCRESAAAFIKRSALVYLAFDAQDSLVASLSLHSIDWVVPKFELGFWCRASRQRQGLMSEAASALKRYAFDRLGARRVEAFPDEANAGSRAVCEAIGMQLEGVLRNDRVTPEGVARSTSIYAAVRS, encoded by the coding sequence ATGCCTCTCGACCCCATCCTTCGCGAAGTCGCATCCGAACTGAGGACCGACCGGCTGCTGCTCCGCATACCGAGGCCCGGCGACGGTGCACGCGTCCACGAGGCCGTCGTGGAAACGCTCGATGCGTTGAGAGCCTGGCCCGCGTCCTTGCCCTGGGCCATGTTCGAGCCTTCGGTCGACGCCTCCGAGGTGTACTGCAGGGAGAGCGCCGCCGCGTTCATCAAGCGCTCGGCGCTGGTGTACTTGGCGTTCGATGCGCAGGACTCGCTCGTGGCCAGTCTCAGCCTGCATTCGATCGACTGGGTCGTGCCCAAGTTCGAACTCGGCTTCTGGTGCCGCGCCAGTCGCCAGCGTCAAGGCCTCATGAGCGAAGCCGCTTCGGCGTTGAAGCGCTACGCGTTCGACCGGCTCGGCGCGCGACGCGTCGAGGCATTTCCCGACGAAGCCAACGCGGGAAGCCGAGCCGTCTGCGAAGCGATCGGCATGCAGCTGGAAGGCGTCTTGCGCAACGATCGCGTCACGCCTGAAGGCGTCGCGAGAAGCACCAGCATCTACGCTGCGGTGCGGTCCTAG
- a CDS encoding GNAT family N-acetyltransferase: protein MTATPDPYTLRPARPDDLTAIVGLIGELADFESLSHLMDVTPEKLLPHLFGERPVCEAMVAEHDSGAVVAFALTFTNFSTFLGKPGMYLEDLYVQPAHRGAGLGKRMLTRLAQIAIERDYGRFEWCVLDWNEDAIRFYEKMGATIMPDWRLCRLAGDALARFKS, encoded by the coding sequence ATGACCGCCACGCCCGATCCCTACACCCTCCGCCCCGCGCGCCCCGACGACCTGACCGCGATCGTCGGCCTGATCGGCGAGCTCGCCGATTTCGAGAGCCTCTCCCACCTGATGGACGTGACGCCCGAGAAGCTGCTCCCGCATCTCTTCGGCGAGCGCCCCGTCTGCGAGGCCATGGTCGCCGAGCACGACAGCGGCGCGGTCGTCGCCTTCGCGCTGACCTTCACCAACTTCTCGACCTTCCTCGGCAAGCCCGGGATGTACCTCGAGGACCTGTACGTGCAGCCCGCGCATCGCGGCGCGGGCCTGGGCAAGCGCATGCTGACGCGCCTGGCGCAGATCGCGATCGAGCGCGACTACGGCCGCTTCGAATGGTGCGTGCTCGACTGGAACGAGGACGCCATCCGCTTCTACGAGAAGATGGGCGCCACCATCATGCCGGACTGGCGCTTGTGCCGTCTTGCCGGCGATGCGCTCGCGCGCTTCAAGAGCTGA
- a CDS encoding alpha/beta fold hydrolase has translation MSTDTSLTPATEYSVRRPHRSEFLTLRGLRHHVLRWGPEPDGQRPLLVMVHGWMDVGASFQFMVDAFREDRSVVAIDWRGFGLTDANGGDAYWFPDYLGDLDALLDAVSPDAPVDLLGHSMGGNIAMTYAGVRPQRLRKLVNLEGFGLPETTPDMAPTRLASWLDELKEPQSLKTYDSVEGVAQRLMKTNPRLSADKAAWLAPQWSQQGDDGRWHILGDPAHKRTNPVLYKKAEALACWSRIEAPTLWVEGSETKLSQWWGDRYPREDFESRLGVVKDLRRVTLQHAAHMMHHDQPEALAQAVQEFLG, from the coding sequence ATGAGCACCGACACGAGTCTTACGCCCGCCACTGAGTACTCCGTCCGCCGTCCGCATCGCAGCGAGTTCCTGACGCTGCGCGGTCTGCGCCATCACGTGCTGCGCTGGGGTCCGGAGCCTGATGGGCAACGGCCGCTGCTCGTGATGGTCCACGGCTGGATGGACGTCGGCGCGTCGTTCCAGTTCATGGTCGATGCGTTCCGCGAAGACCGCAGCGTCGTCGCCATCGACTGGCGTGGCTTCGGGCTCACCGACGCCAACGGCGGCGACGCGTACTGGTTCCCCGACTACCTCGGCGATCTCGATGCGTTGCTCGACGCCGTCAGTCCGGATGCGCCTGTGGACCTGCTCGGCCACAGCATGGGCGGCAACATCGCGATGACCTATGCCGGCGTGCGGCCGCAGCGGCTGCGCAAGCTCGTGAACCTCGAGGGCTTCGGGCTGCCGGAGACGACGCCCGACATGGCGCCGACGCGGCTCGCGAGCTGGCTCGATGAGCTCAAGGAGCCGCAGAGCCTCAAGACCTACGACAGCGTCGAAGGCGTGGCGCAGCGGCTGATGAAGACGAATCCGAGGCTCTCCGCCGACAAGGCCGCGTGGCTCGCGCCGCAATGGTCGCAGCAGGGCGACGACGGGCGCTGGCACATCCTCGGCGACCCCGCGCATAAGCGGACCAATCCGGTGCTCTACAAGAAGGCCGAGGCCCTCGCCTGCTGGTCGCGCATCGAGGCGCCGACGCTGTGGGTTGAGGGCAGCGAGACCAAGCTTTCGCAATGGTGGGGCGATCGTTATCCGCGTGAGGATTTCGAGAGCCGGCTCGGCGTCGTGAAGGACCTGCGGCGCGTCACGCTCCAGCATGCGGCGCACATGATGCATCACGACCAGCCCGAGGCGCTGGCGCAGGCGGTGCAGGAGTTCCTCGGCTAG
- the arsC gene encoding arsenate reductase (glutaredoxin) (This arsenate reductase requires both glutathione and glutaredoxin to convert arsenate to arsenite, after which the efflux transporter formed by ArsA and ArsB can extrude the arsenite from the cell, providing resistance.), whose amino-acid sequence MSLKILHNPRCSKSREALALLEFRGLQPEVVEYLETPLTLSELQTLHRQLGTPVRAMVRDNEDDYRELNLADASLSDTQLLQAVADRPKLLQRAIVVQGDRALIARPPELLNDWLK is encoded by the coding sequence ATGAGCCTCAAGATCCTGCACAACCCCCGTTGCTCCAAGTCGCGCGAGGCGCTCGCGCTGCTGGAGTTCCGCGGCCTTCAGCCCGAGGTCGTCGAGTATCTGGAGACGCCGCTGACGCTGTCCGAGCTGCAGACGCTGCACCGCCAGCTCGGCACGCCGGTGCGCGCGATGGTGCGCGACAACGAGGACGACTATCGCGAGCTCAACCTGGCGGACGCCTCGCTGAGCGACACGCAGCTGCTGCAGGCGGTTGCGGATCGTCCGAAGTTGCTGCAGCGGGCGATCGTCGTTCAGGGCGACCGCGCGTTGATCGCGCGTCCGCCGGAGCTGCTGAACGACTGGTTGAAGTGA